TTTAGTGCAGATGCTCTAGGAGAAAGTTcctttaaagttttaaatatATCAGCAACAGCTCATTATTGTGGATTACAGTCATTCTTTATGTGATTTAGAACGCTGAGTGTTGTGGTCTTTGATTTCCTCACGATGCAACTTACCCCAGTAGTGACAACGGTTGTAACAACAATGAATTTGATATCAATGAATGCATCGTGTGGTACGGCTTGAAGTAGACAAATGGTGCTACTTTGGGTCAACATTTGAGAGCTCTAACACAAAGATTCAGCCAGTTATAGATGCTGATACAGCAGTGTTCCAACATCCCCAGTCACACCTGCTTGTTTCCTGTGGTTTCCAAGCCAAATCAGAGGTGCAGGGGACATTCTGATGCTCCTGTATATGTCAGGTggaagtttttatttcattttgttaactgatttaaagctgcactgatcaatCGTTTGGTATCTACCATACAATGGACAGGCTGACTATGTGCAATGTGAGAGGGCTTATATGTAATAGAACACATCAACCCTCAACTCTAAGAGCCACTCACCCAACACATCCAGGTCCACCTTGAAGCTGAtgaagtgagtgtgaatgttcCCCAGCACCTTGTCCGCCACCTGGTGTCCGTACTTCAGGTTACCGTCCACCAGGTAAGAAGAGGAGATGTAGCCGGTGGCATGCACCTTGGCCTCCACTGATCCGCTTTGGTAGAAAATGAAATCCCACATGTAATCATAGTTTCCTATGGCTGTGATCGTCCTGAACACCAGGGCGCTGTTAACCATCCCCCCATAGCTGTTGTGGAAAAAGTCAGAGAAGTGCCTCCGCAGGGGCTGACCCATGTTGTGCTCAAAGACGCAGATTGAATTCCTAAACCTGACCGGAGCTGGCACATCTATGTAGCGGTAAGTGTCCACATAGGTGGCTTCGTATGGGCAATCCACGCCACGGACCAGCTCGTGTGCGAAGCGCCCTATCCCGATGCTCGAGTCCAGAAACTTTGTCATCATCGTCCCTGGAGTCACTGAACCGTACACTGACATGGCCTCTTGCACGCTCAGCTCGTAGGCTATCCTCTCACCTTTGAAGCGCACGTCGAACACCCTCATGCCCGTGAGGGCGCTGAGCCCGAAGGCGAAGCTCCAGTCCAGGTACAAGACGTGGTTGTTGCTGACGCTGTAGCGCTTCCCCTCTGCGGAAAACATCTGAGGTCCGATCTGCAGAGGCTTTTTCTTGAGTTTCAGTGAACCAAAGTCAGGCATATCCTTGTAAACTATTTTCTTAACAGAGCCCGAGTCATATTTCTGTCGCAGCTCATCAATGGTGTCGAAATACTGGCCGTTATAATACACCTGCTCTATTCTCCAGTCAGACGCGTTCAGGCTCTTATGATCGAGCAGCACCTCAAAACCCACCGGGTGGATGTACATGCCGCTCAGATCCCTGAAGAAAGACACCCAGGTCTGCCTGTCCCCGGATTGGACTCCGCGTGGCATCTGCTCGAACGCGTTCAAGTCCTTGTGCTGATCCACGTCGAAGCTCTCTTTCATTAGCTTCTGCAGTTTGAAGAAGACCTCCGTCTCCAAAAAGGTGAAAAGCAAGGCGTATTCCCCGATGGTGACCGTGCGTGCAGTGATAGGCAGCTCCATCTTGTACCTTTCCTTGGTGACATCTCTGTGGTATGTTGGTTTGGGAAGAGGCCCCACTACGTACTCCTTAATGTAGCCTTTTGCGCCATAGAAGACCACCACCGTCGCCTCCCTGACCGGCTTGGCAGCTTTCCTGTCTAAATAAGCCAGTGCGTCCGCTTTCTTGGGCAGAGATAGGTCtattaaaaacaagaaattttCCGATGGTTTGGTGATCTGGTTGGTAGATATGTCCAAGTCTTTCTGCTTGAGCATGTACTGTTGGACCTGCAAGTACTCCTCCTGGCTGAGGTCAGCGAACACCAGACTGCGCTCGTCGTGTTTGCCCCGCAGCGGGTGAACGCGCGTTGCAGAACATCTGGGCGCCCTGCTGGAGTGGATGGCGATCAGGACGATGTTGAGAATGATGGAGACGACGACAAAGAGGATGAGCACCCATTTCACTAAAGAGTTCATCCTCCGCTCTACCATTACGCACGGGCttggagaaaaggaggagaggagtgagcTCTGAGAAGGACGGAGCGTTCAGACGCTTTTGGAACAGACAGACTCGCCCCTCGACTCTTTCCCACCCCTCTCTGCAAGGATCCCATAACCTCttgcccctccctccctctttaaATGAACAGTTATGGAACTACATTTTCATCCAGGCCCTGTTGCAGGCTAACACGAGTATTTTACGCACGCTGTTGTAATGTTTTACGCAGTCTTTTTTAAACATTGTGTAATTATCGAGATTAGATATTCTAAAGAGAAAAGACTTAAGAGGTTGTGTGAGCATACTTGCACACTAATCAAAAACATCTAAGTCCTTTTTAAAGTTGGAATACACGTACAATCTATGCATAACACAAAAACTTGCTTTTACGCACACATGTCCATTTATCCAAGCGCAAGAACATGGCTTTCCCTCCTGTTTCTATCATTTTTCAACTTTACTTTTTACAGTTTGCTATAATAGCACTACATGCACAATAAATGCACAATCCACTAGTGTTTTTAAAGCATATAAAGAAGGAAAATAATggataaaggaaaagaaaagccaaCAGGTGGAACAcaatctgaaaagaaaacaatcaaaccAAATTAGAATATATTTTGTTGCCAGACCAATGTTGTCAGTGTTTGGGTACATGAGCTGATCTTGGGAtgtgtgttttggctgcacTAGTACATTTTAAGAAAGCCTCTCAAGCTCTTTCTACCAGTATGAGTGGTGATCTGTGTGATCTGTAAACACCCCAGTCAGAAGCAGGTAAATGAAAGCTTGTACATTGTTATCCTGAACTGAAGTCATGATTATATATCCtgaaagtgataaaaaaaaaaaagtttaactaGAAACTGACAAACATATCTATTACACTACgctaacaataaaataaaagtttatctgaaatcacttttattttacactgcAAACGATAAAGTCAACACGAAGTGAAAATTGGTATTCCTGCATTCCCCAACGGAAAGAACCCAGATTAACAAAGCATCATCATTAGTAACCAATCACAGATTCAGAAATAAAAGGGCTCTCCTTGTTGAAGCAAGAGACTTGCTTGATTCGTTGGCACTGCTTCAATCTTTACTTTTAATGCTGATCATTTAAGTTTC
This genomic window from Pempheris klunzingeri isolate RE-2024b chromosome 17, fPemKlu1.hap1, whole genome shotgun sequence contains:
- the aoc2 gene encoding retina-specific copper amine oxidase, with the protein product MVERRMNSLVKWVLILFVVVSIILNIVLIAIHSSRAPRCSATRVHPLRGKHDERSLVFADLSQEEYLQVQQYMLKQKDLDISTNQITKPSENFLFLIDLSLPKKADALAYLDRKAAKPVREATVVVFYGAKGYIKEYVVGPLPKPTYHRDVTKERYKMELPITARTVTIGEYALLFTFLETEVFFKLQKLMKESFDVDQHKDLNAFEQMPRGVQSGDRQTWVSFFRDLSGMYIHPVGFEVLLDHKSLNASDWRIEQVYYNGQYFDTIDELRQKYDSGSVKKIVYKDMPDFGSLKLKKKPLQIGPQMFSAEGKRYSVSNNHVLYLDWSFAFGLSALTGMRVFDVRFKGERIAYELSVQEAMSVYGSVTPGTMMTKFLDSSIGIGRFAHELVRGVDCPYEATYVDTYRYIDVPAPVRFRNSICVFEHNMGQPLRRHFSDFFHNSYGGMVNSALVFRTITAIGNYDYMWDFIFYQSGSVEAKVHATGYISSSYLVDGNLKYGHQVADKVLGNIHTHFISFKVDLDVLGVKNIFQTKDMEYVNVSLPWMPDRYAMIPQLVEKQLKTEGEAALRYNTKTPRYLHIASNKTNRWGHQRSYRLQVFSFAGDHLPESQPEEKAMSWARYKVAITKHKDLEQTSSSLYCQNNIWTPAVDFSKYIEDNENIEDEDLVAWVTTGFLHIPHAEDIPNTVTVGNGGGVLLRPHNYFDEDPSIHSADGVYIGPGTEDSCENNRMACLAQETCSPVLEPFTFHGFDGVMKFEDWV